From Flavobacterium arcticum, the proteins below share one genomic window:
- a CDS encoding helix-turn-helix domain-containing protein — MKNFIGLNIKYLCENNFLSQDEFGAKFGLKKSVVGTYIRGISYPKIEVIQKICEEFNLTIDEFINEDLYIKYKGYTAGGSLLKKVNEPEAPVYETEKEALLKAIEAQQQTIAAMKVTIDTLLHK; from the coding sequence ATGAAGAATTTTATTGGATTAAATATCAAATATTTGTGCGAAAATAATTTTTTGTCGCAGGACGAGTTTGGTGCTAAGTTTGGGCTTAAAAAAAGTGTTGTAGGTACTTATATTAGAGGGATTTCTTATCCTAAGATAGAAGTAATACAAAAAATTTGCGAAGAATTTAACCTTACTATTGATGAGTTTATAAACGAAGATTTATATATAAAATATAAAGGGTATACCGCAGGAGGTAGTTTGTTAAAGAAAGTGAATGAGCCTGAAGCTCCTGTATATGAAACGGAAAAAGAAGCTTTATTGAAAGCTATAGAAGCACAGCAACAAACCATAGCTGCTATGAAAGTAACGATAGACACATTGTTACATAAATAG
- a CDS encoding DUF6095 family protein translates to MATNKTILVKGLKYMGWALPLFFIGPTIIHSSFKNQSHPLYIPVLGLGIIFCLLAIVMVVMGLKTIIKSLFENEK, encoded by the coding sequence ATGGCTACAAATAAAACAATATTAGTAAAGGGACTTAAGTATATGGGGTGGGCACTACCGCTATTTTTTATAGGTCCTACCATAATACATAGTTCTTTTAAAAATCAAAGTCATCCACTATACATTCCTGTATTAGGGTTGGGTATTATTTTTTGTTTATTAGCTATTGTAATGGTCGTTATGGGATTAAAAACAATAATAAAAAGTCTTTTTGAAAATGAAAAATAA
- a CDS encoding DNA topoisomerase IV, which translates to MKNKINYILFFSVFLLTACYNQERNCADFKTGKFKFEHEIDGEKKVTYFERDDKIEIETYEGKTDTASIRWINDCEYILEKINPKNMQEQKAVHMKILTTKEDSYTFEFSIVGDSNKQKGTVTKIN; encoded by the coding sequence ATGAAAAATAAAATTAATTATATACTATTTTTTAGTGTATTTCTTTTAACCGCGTGTTATAATCAGGAACGTAACTGTGCTGATTTTAAAACGGGAAAGTTTAAATTTGAACACGAAATTGATGGTGAAAAGAAAGTCACTTATTTTGAGCGCGATGACAAGATAGAAATTGAAACCTATGAGGGAAAAACAGATACTGCATCCATTCGCTGGATAAATGACTGTGAGTATATACTCGAAAAAATAAATCCTAAAAATATGCAGGAGCAGAAAGCTGTACACATGAAAATTTTAACTACAAAAGAAGATTCTTATACCTTCGAGTTTTCTATTGTAGGTGATAGCAACAAACAAAAAGGAACCGTTACTAAAATAAACTAA
- a CDS encoding LIC_10190 family membrane protein, whose translation MLLILISWLYISFISINLGCLFAKLLSIKNKDFSVTALLGLFATTLLASFWAIFKNIGLEFHICLLFITLVCSYFLRKDIKEVVYTSLSRIKKIAPFFKISLLLNCLLIVAQCATVPYVIDNESYYIQTIKWLNEYGLVKGVGNVHFFLAQTSGWHITQSAFSFSFLYPNFNDISGYCLLLGNIFCILKLNQYFTDKKFHNLVIGMLPLANVFLFQFISAPSPDIPIYILSFIIFSYFLSSTTETYTNDFKLISIFIIYLIFIKTTAVALLLLPLIMFFSNTKKAFSTFVPIGITGVLTLAAFVVKNTIVSGYPLFPIINIAYDCDWIIPKEIAQRYYDETKVYGYLLQKSVYNTMNYKQLFVRWLTLPKLHGVFNLIGMGLILITPIGIYKFKNEKKWWILYLYMLVQMVLLFLSSPQYRFFINTVLLFSFFFATLLFTSQKSLKILFTLSIVAVAYVLFIPIDLNKFAENKFATANSSFKPQEIIIPHSNSKLDTKFEKVTIDNFTFWSPLNNEFFWVSGNGPVPCANKDHIYSFKKRYGVIPQMRGKSLKDGFYAKKTENKP comes from the coding sequence ATGCTTTTAATACTCATCAGTTGGCTTTATATAAGTTTCATCTCTATTAATTTAGGGTGTTTATTTGCTAAACTGTTAAGTATAAAAAATAAAGATTTCTCGGTCACGGCACTACTAGGGTTATTTGCCACTACCCTATTAGCATCATTTTGGGCTATTTTTAAAAACATTGGTCTTGAATTTCATATTTGTCTACTATTTATAACACTGGTATGCTCCTATTTTTTAAGAAAAGATATCAAAGAGGTAGTATACACCAGTCTATCGCGCATAAAAAAAATTGCTCCATTTTTTAAAATTTCGTTGCTCTTAAACTGCTTATTAATTGTAGCACAATGTGCTACTGTACCTTATGTAATAGATAATGAGTCATACTACATACAGACTATAAAATGGCTAAATGAATACGGACTTGTAAAAGGTGTAGGTAATGTCCACTTCTTTTTGGCACAAACCAGTGGTTGGCATATAACCCAAAGTGCATTCAGTTTTTCATTTTTATACCCTAATTTTAATGATATAAGCGGGTATTGCTTATTGCTTGGTAACATCTTTTGTATCCTAAAGCTAAACCAATACTTTACAGACAAGAAATTCCATAACCTAGTTATAGGGATGTTACCGTTGGCTAATGTGTTTCTATTTCAGTTTATAAGTGCCCCATCACCCGATATACCAATTTATATCCTAAGCTTTATTATATTTAGCTATTTCCTTAGCAGTACCACCGAAACATACACGAATGATTTTAAACTTATTAGTATATTTATTATATATCTGATTTTTATAAAAACCACAGCCGTAGCACTATTGCTACTTCCGCTAATAATGTTTTTTAGTAATACTAAAAAAGCATTTAGCACTTTTGTGCCTATAGGTATTACAGGCGTGTTAACATTGGCTGCTTTTGTTGTAAAAAATACAATTGTCAGCGGTTATCCGCTTTTTCCGATAATAAATATTGCTTATGACTGCGACTGGATAATTCCTAAAGAAATAGCCCAGCGCTATTATGACGAAACTAAAGTATATGGATACCTGTTACAGAAATCTGTTTACAATACCATGAACTATAAACAGCTTTTCGTTAGATGGCTAACACTCCCAAAACTACATGGGGTATTTAACCTTATAGGTATGGGTCTTATACTTATTACCCCTATAGGCATTTACAAGTTTAAGAATGAAAAAAAATGGTGGATACTGTACCTTTATATGCTTGTGCAAATGGTACTTTTATTTTTATCATCACCACAGTATCGTTTTTTTATAAATACAGTATTGCTGTTCTCTTTTTTCTTTGCAACACTACTATTTACAAGTCAAAAAAGTTTAAAAATACTTTTTACACTCAGTATAGTGGCAGTTGCTTATGTGTTGTTTATACCTATAGACCTGAATAAATTTGCAGAAAACAAATTTGCTACAGCAAACAGTAGCTTTAAACCACAAGAAATTATAATACCGCACAGCAATAGTAAGCTTGACACTAAGTTTGAAAAGGTTACTATAGACAACTTTACTTTTTGGTCGCCGTTAAACAACGAATTCTTTTGGGTTTCAGGTAATGGTCCTGTGCCCTGTGCAAACAAAGACCATATCTATAGCTTTAAAAAAAGATACGGAGTTATACCACAAATGAGAGGAAAGAGCCTTAAAGATGGCTTTTATGCTAAAAAAACAGAGAATAAACCTTGA
- the msrA gene encoding peptide-methionine (S)-S-oxide reductase MsrA: MDSTKTEIAIFAGGCFWCTEAFFTDLKGVDKVVSGYIGGKTENPTYKEVCSGYSGHAEAIKITFDPDDVAYEDLLEIFFSTHDPTTLNRQGADVGTQYRSEIFYTTETQKASAENFIKLLTEQDIFGKKIVTKVSKASTFYPAEDNHQDYYAQNQNQPYCQAVIAPKLDKLKKNYKSKLKE; the protein is encoded by the coding sequence ATGGATAGCACAAAAACAGAAATAGCCATTTTTGCAGGGGGATGCTTTTGGTGTACCGAAGCTTTTTTTACTGATCTTAAAGGGGTAGATAAAGTGGTATCAGGCTACATAGGAGGGAAAACCGAAAACCCAACTTATAAAGAGGTATGTAGTGGTTATAGTGGTCATGCCGAAGCTATTAAAATAACTTTTGATCCTGACGATGTGGCGTATGAAGATTTATTAGAAATATTTTTCTCTACACACGACCCAACTACGCTAAATAGACAAGGGGCAGATGTGGGCACACAATACAGAAGTGAGATATTTTATACTACCGAAACACAGAAAGCATCTGCGGAAAATTTTATTAAGTTGCTTACTGAGCAAGATATATTTGGTAAAAAAATAGTTACTAAAGTGTCTAAGGCAAGTACTTTTTATCCTGCCGAAGATAATCATCAAGATTATTATGCACAAAACCAAAACCAGCCTTATTGCCAAGCTGTAATTGCACCCAAGCTAGATAAGTTGAAAAAGAATTATAAGTCGAAACTTAAAGAATAA
- the nhaC gene encoding Na+/H+ antiporter NhaC — protein sequence MDNTPSTPDTKKPISLFQALIPVVLLVIILAYNVYIYGDDALSGSNQFVLLIGGAIAAIVGFANKVPYHKMLEKVSKNIKSTAGAILILLLVGALSGTWLLSGIIPAMIYYGLQILNPAVFLPACVVICAIISIATGSSWTTSATVGIALIGIGNAMGMNSGMVAGAVISGAYFGDKMSPLSDTTNLAPAMAGTDLFTHIRYMAFTTVPTLIITLILFIILGLTQTISGTADATETLVAIKESFNINGWLFLVPVIVIALIVKKTEPLIALMLGTLLGGLFALIFQPELVAKIGGADTLTFASGYKGVMNAITVETSIATENEMLQDLFTSGGMQKMMGTIWLILCAMVFGGVMEAIGALRTISNALLKVAKGVFGLFASTVASCLALNITASDQYLAIVVPGKMFADAYKEKGLAPENLSRTLEDSGTVTSVLVPWNTCGAYQSGVLGVSTFDYLPYAFFNIISPIMTLIFAAFNIKIRKLIKK from the coding sequence ATGGACAATACTCCCAGTACTCCCGATACTAAAAAACCAATAAGCCTTTTTCAGGCACTTATACCCGTTGTTTTACTTGTTATCATTTTAGCCTATAATGTATATATCTACGGAGATGACGCCCTTAGTGGCTCTAACCAGTTTGTACTGCTTATAGGGGGAGCCATTGCTGCTATAGTGGGTTTTGCTAACAAAGTGCCATATCATAAAATGCTCGAAAAAGTATCTAAAAATATAAAATCGACTGCGGGTGCTATATTAATATTACTACTCGTGGGCGCATTATCGGGTACATGGCTATTAAGTGGTATTATACCAGCAATGATATATTATGGATTACAAATATTAAACCCCGCTGTTTTCTTGCCTGCCTGTGTGGTAATATGCGCCATAATATCTATCGCTACAGGAAGTTCATGGACAACCTCGGCAACTGTAGGTATCGCATTAATAGGCATTGGCAATGCTATGGGTATGAACTCTGGTATGGTAGCGGGTGCAGTAATATCTGGCGCTTATTTTGGCGATAAAATGTCGCCATTGTCTGACACTACCAACCTTGCCCCTGCTATGGCGGGTACAGACTTGTTTACCCATATACGCTATATGGCATTTACTACCGTACCTACCCTTATAATAACATTAATACTTTTTATAATACTGGGGCTTACACAAACTATATCGGGTACTGCTGATGCGACAGAAACACTAGTGGCAATTAAAGAAAGTTTTAATATAAACGGATGGCTCTTTCTTGTCCCTGTTATTGTTATTGCACTTATTGTAAAGAAAACCGAACCACTCATTGCTCTAATGCTGGGTACGCTTTTGGGCGGATTGTTTGCCCTTATATTTCAGCCAGAACTTGTAGCTAAAATTGGCGGAGCTGATACATTAACATTTGCATCGGGCTATAAAGGTGTTATGAATGCCATAACAGTAGAAACCTCTATAGCAACAGAAAATGAAATGTTGCAAGATTTATTTACATCGGGTGGTATGCAAAAAATGATGGGTACTATATGGCTCATTCTTTGCGCCATGGTATTTGGTGGTGTTATGGAGGCTATAGGTGCGCTACGTACCATTAGTAATGCATTGCTAAAAGTGGCAAAAGGTGTATTTGGGCTTTTTGCGAGTACCGTAGCGAGTTGCTTAGCGTTAAATATAACAGCATCTGACCAATATCTTGCTATTGTAGTACCTGGTAAAATGTTTGCCGATGCCTATAAAGAAAAAGGTCTTGCTCCCGAAAATCTAAGCCGCACGCTCGAAGATTCGGGTACTGTAACATCGGTACTTGTTCCTTGGAACACTTGTGGGGCATACCAGTCGGGCGTATTAGGCGTAAGTACTTTTGACTATCTACCTTATGCCTTCTTTAATATAATTAGTCCTATAATGACGCTTATTTTTGCTGCTTTCAATATCAAAATCAGGAAGCTAATAAAAAAATAA
- a CDS encoding DUF6146 family protein, whose protein sequence is MRKYSIIIVVVLTLIYSCKSQDKIQKDKAAVVKNETSTIVNDTVRIANDKLEYEVIIIEPGFNAWLASRARQRGYYGQPYLEVKNRQWVTEWNIRAMNPQRYGNMYQMQIDYRPQIDYGYEVNYLLYNYLVYFQQTNQQKLGGIVPQY, encoded by the coding sequence ATGAGAAAATATAGTATTATAATAGTAGTTGTATTAACGCTTATATATAGCTGTAAGTCGCAAGATAAAATACAAAAAGATAAAGCTGCGGTTGTTAAAAACGAAACTAGCACAATAGTTAACGATACCGTACGAATAGCTAATGATAAACTGGAATATGAAGTTATAATAATAGAACCAGGGTTTAACGCTTGGTTAGCATCACGAGCACGTCAAAGAGGCTATTATGGTCAGCCTTATCTTGAAGTAAAAAATCGACAATGGGTTACTGAATGGAATATAAGAGCCATGAACCCGCAACGTTATGGCAATATGTATCAAATGCAAATAGATTACAGACCACAAATTGACTATGGCTATGAAGTAAACTACTTACTGTACAACTACCTTGTATATTTCCAACAAACTAACCAACAAAAGCTGGGAGGTATTGTACCACAATACTAA
- a CDS encoding TIGR02757 family protein, which yields MTQNELKDFLDEKVVLYNKPDFIESDPIQIPHLFMQKEDIEIAGFLAATIAWGNRKMIINNAHKMMELMGNSPYDFVMSHKEHHLDSLEGFVHRTFNSTDFTTFIKALQNIYIKHNGLEGVFAKNIKNNSMQKSIHEFKKVFFEVAHQPRTQKHVSDPLNGSAAKRINMFLRWMVRDDTTGVDLGIWKSISPSALSCPLDVHSGNVARKLGILTRKQNDAKALAELDTQLRLMDATDPVKYDFALFGLGVFEKF from the coding sequence ATGACTCAAAACGAACTAAAAGATTTTCTTGACGAAAAGGTAGTACTATACAATAAACCCGATTTTATAGAGTCTGACCCTATACAAATACCACATCTTTTTATGCAAAAAGAAGATATAGAAATAGCAGGATTCTTAGCAGCTACTATTGCTTGGGGTAATAGAAAAATGATTATTAATAATGCCCACAAAATGATGGAATTGATGGGTAATAGTCCCTACGATTTTGTGATGAGCCATAAAGAACATCATTTGGACTCGCTTGAAGGCTTTGTACATCGTACCTTTAATAGTACAGATTTTACCACATTTATAAAGGCTTTGCAAAACATCTATATTAAACACAACGGGCTAGAAGGGGTGTTCGCTAAAAACATCAAAAACAATAGTATGCAAAAAAGCATCCACGAGTTTAAAAAAGTTTTTTTTGAAGTAGCACACCAGCCTCGTACGCAAAAACACGTATCTGACCCTTTGAATGGTTCAGCAGCAAAACGTATTAATATGTTCTTGCGCTGGATGGTACGCGATGATACTACAGGAGTAGATTTAGGGATATGGAAAAGCATTTCGCCCTCAGCCCTCTCCTGCCCGCTCGATGTACACAGCGGTAATGTAGCGCGGAAACTAGGAATATTAACCCGTAAGCAAAACGATGCCAAAGCCTTAGCGGAGTTAGACACACAACTGCGCCTTATGGATGCTACCGATCCTGTAAAATATGATTTTGCTTTATTTGGGTTGGGTGTGTTTGAAAAGTTTTAA
- a CDS encoding ABC transporter ATP-binding protein yields MIQAKNIHKYYGDLHVLKGVSLHIKKSEIVSIVGASGAGKTTLLQLLGTLDKPSKENGTSLLINNEDVLNMKDKALSKFRNLQLGFIFQFHQLLPEFSALENVCIPGFIANRPKKEIEAEAKRLLDYLGLSHRIDHKPGELSGGEQQRVAVARALINNPAVIFADEPSGNLDTASAENLHKLFFKLRDEMGQTFVIVTHNEELANMADRKLVMSDGNIIR; encoded by the coding sequence ATGATACAGGCAAAAAATATACACAAATACTATGGCGATCTTCATGTATTAAAAGGAGTTAGCTTACACATTAAAAAAAGTGAAATAGTTTCGATAGTAGGAGCATCGGGTGCCGGAAAAACCACGCTACTACAACTGTTAGGTACGCTCGATAAACCGAGTAAAGAAAATGGAACTTCATTACTTATAAATAATGAAGATGTACTAAACATGAAAGATAAAGCCTTATCTAAATTCCGTAACCTGCAACTCGGTTTTATATTCCAGTTTCACCAGTTACTACCTGAATTTTCGGCTCTCGAAAATGTTTGTATTCCTGGATTTATAGCCAATAGACCTAAAAAAGAGATTGAGGCCGAAGCAAAAAGATTATTAGACTACTTAGGGTTATCACACCGCATAGATCACAAACCGGGAGAACTTTCGGGTGGCGAGCAGCAACGTGTAGCGGTAGCAAGGGCTTTAATTAACAACCCAGCCGTAATTTTTGCCGATGAACCTTCGGGAAACTTAGATACTGCTTCTGCCGAGAACCTGCACAAGCTGTTTTTTAAACTACGCGACGAGATGGGACAAACTTTTGTAATTGTTACCCACAACGAAGAACTTGCTAATATGGCAGATAGAAAACTGGTAATGAGCGATGGTAATATAATAAGGTAA
- a CDS encoding TerC family protein yields the protein MEFLSAPDTWIALLTLTFLEIVLGIDNIIFISIVTGKLPEKNRKRATQIGLFLAMFMRIGLLFGITLLIAMKEPWFNVDWGWFSASFTGQAIILLAGGIFLIYKSTKEIHEKVDHKGEEEKSLGSAAKKSFSNVIVQILLIDLIFSVDSILTAVGMTNGLSGALYIMIAAVVISVGVMMLFAVPVGNFVNANPSIQILGLAFLILIGFMLTTESMHLSGAQLAGQHVGAVPKGYLYFAIAFSLAVEFINMKMRKKK from the coding sequence ATGGAATTTTTATCCGCTCCAGATACCTGGATAGCACTGTTAACCCTAACTTTTTTAGAAATTGTACTGGGTATAGATAATATTATTTTTATTTCTATTGTAACAGGGAAGTTGCCTGAAAAAAATAGAAAACGTGCTACTCAAATAGGGTTATTCCTCGCTATGTTTATGCGAATAGGATTATTGTTTGGTATTACCTTACTTATCGCTATGAAAGAGCCTTGGTTTAATGTCGACTGGGGTTGGTTTAGTGCCAGTTTTACAGGGCAAGCTATCATACTCTTAGCAGGAGGTATATTTTTAATATATAAAAGCACAAAAGAGATTCATGAAAAAGTAGATCATAAAGGTGAAGAAGAAAAATCATTAGGTAGTGCTGCTAAAAAATCATTTAGTAATGTAATTGTACAAATACTACTTATAGACCTTATTTTCTCAGTAGATTCTATTCTTACAGCCGTGGGTATGACCAACGGATTATCTGGAGCGCTTTACATTATGATTGCGGCAGTAGTAATATCAGTAGGCGTTATGATGCTTTTCGCTGTACCCGTTGGCAACTTTGTAAATGCAAATCCATCTATACAGATACTGGGGCTTGCTTTCCTTATACTAATAGGCTTCATGCTTACTACAGAGAGTATGCACTTATCAGGCGCACAACTTGCAGGACAACATGTAGGAGCTGTACCAAAAGGCTACCTATACTTTGCTATTGCTTTCTCTCTCGCAGTAGAGTTCATAAACATGAAAATGAGAAAGAAAAAATAA
- the murQ gene encoding N-acetylmuramic acid 6-phosphate etherase, which yields MSFTRTTEQSSKYEHLEKMSVAELLHNINNEDKTVPLAVEKALPQIEKLTEKVTAQLKLGGRLFYIGAGTSGRLGVVDASECPPTFGVPFDLVVGIIAGGDTAIRKAVEFAEDDKNQAWKDLSEYNINSNDVVIGIAASGTTPYVISGLKACNENNITTGCITCNSGSPLEQVAQYPVAVVTGAEFVTGSSRMKAGTAQKLVLNMISTTAMIQLGRVKGNKMVDMQLSNHKLVNRGIKMLIDELNISEKEATTLLNEHKNVRTAIEHYGYK from the coding sequence ATGTCTTTTACAAGAACTACAGAGCAAAGCTCAAAATATGAACATTTAGAAAAAATGTCGGTAGCCGAGTTATTGCACAACATTAATAACGAAGATAAAACAGTACCGCTTGCCGTAGAAAAAGCATTACCGCAAATAGAAAAGCTGACAGAGAAAGTAACGGCACAGCTAAAACTGGGTGGTAGGCTTTTTTATATTGGCGCGGGTACAAGCGGACGCTTGGGTGTTGTAGATGCCTCGGAGTGTCCTCCTACTTTTGGAGTACCATTTGATCTTGTAGTTGGTATCATTGCTGGTGGCGATACTGCTATACGCAAAGCAGTAGAGTTTGCCGAAGATGATAAAAATCAAGCATGGAAAGATCTAAGCGAATATAATATCAATAGTAATGATGTAGTAATAGGCATAGCAGCATCGGGTACAACACCTTATGTCATTAGTGGGCTGAAAGCTTGTAATGAAAATAATATCACGACAGGATGCATTACGTGCAATAGTGGTAGCCCACTAGAACAAGTAGCTCAATACCCTGTAGCAGTAGTAACAGGTGCAGAGTTTGTAACAGGCAGTTCGCGTATGAAAGCAGGCACAGCCCAAAAACTGGTACTTAATATGATATCTACCACCGCTATGATACAGCTTGGCAGAGTAAAAGGTAATAAAATGGTAGATATGCAACTTAGTAACCACAAGTTAGTAAATAGAGGCATAAAGATGTTAATCGATGAATTAAACATTTCTGAAAAAGAGGCTACTACCCTACTAAACGAACATAAAAATGTAAGAACCGCAATAGAACATTATGGCTACAAATAA
- a CDS encoding DUF6787 family protein — MKKLKKRWEITSNFQLVVIFIVFAVTGSTSAYLSKPVLTWMGVTKETLPLYFYIPLYLILIFPIYQVLLVFFGFISGQFRFFWKFEKRMLKMVGLGFLFKE, encoded by the coding sequence ATGAAAAAATTAAAAAAACGTTGGGAAATAACAAGTAACTTTCAGCTTGTAGTAATATTTATTGTGTTTGCTGTTACAGGCTCAACATCTGCCTATCTTTCTAAACCTGTCTTAACATGGATGGGGGTTACTAAAGAGACTCTTCCCTTATATTTTTATATACCGCTATACCTCATACTAATATTCCCTATATACCAAGTACTGCTTGTATTTTTCGGGTTTATTTCAGGACAATTCCGCTTCTTTTGGAAATTCGAAAAGCGAATGCTAAAAATGGTTGGCTTAGGTTTTTTATTTAAAGAATAA
- a CDS encoding class I SAM-dependent methyltransferase gives MQEEKCNWFASWFDTPYYHILYKDRDYTEARAFMDNLTNYLNLPEEAKILDLACGKGRHSIYLNELGYDVTGADLSENSIEAASKYSNEKLHFKVHDMREPFDEKFDAIFNLFTSFGYFENDEDNFTTLKAIRDSLSEYGFAVIDFMNVEYVLKNLVAEQVKVVEGIEFHIKKHLKDGHIIKEINFEDKGKAYHYTEKVKALRLEDFEAMMEKAGIYLLDIFGDYKLHKFSKKESERLIMIFK, from the coding sequence ATGCAAGAAGAAAAATGTAACTGGTTTGCATCGTGGTTCGATACACCTTACTACCATATTTTATATAAAGACCGTGATTATACCGAAGCACGAGCTTTTATGGATAATCTTACTAATTATCTTAACCTACCCGAAGAAGCAAAAATACTTGACTTAGCCTGCGGTAAAGGCAGACATTCTATATACTTAAACGAGTTAGGGTATGATGTTACAGGAGCAGATTTATCTGAAAACAGTATTGAAGCTGCATCAAAATATAGTAATGAAAAATTACATTTTAAAGTACACGATATGCGTGAACCTTTTGATGAAAAGTTTGACGCTATATTTAACTTGTTTACTAGTTTTGGGTATTTTGAAAATGACGAAGATAACTTTACTACACTAAAAGCAATACGCGATAGCCTTAGCGAGTATGGTTTTGCAGTAATTGATTTTATGAATGTAGAGTATGTACTTAAAAACCTTGTAGCAGAACAAGTTAAAGTAGTAGAAGGTATCGAATTTCATATTAAAAAACATTTGAAAGACGGTCATATCATTAAAGAGATAAACTTTGAAGATAAAGGCAAAGCCTATCATTATACCGAAAAAGTAAAAGCATTAAGACTCGAAGATTTTGAAGCTATGATGGAAAAAGCAGGAATTTATTTACTTGATATTTTTGGCGATTATAAACTTCATAAATTCTCTAAAAAAGAATCAGAACGTTTAATTATGATTTTTAAATAA
- a CDS encoding ZIP family metal transporter, whose translation MIYILPLLSVVLGYIAALILKPTNKKSIKLLLAFSGSFLLSLTVMHLLPEVYESSMHGHEGHVHEHTNNPIGLYIMAGIIFQIILEYFSKGAEHGHVHGQGHEHSNSMPWLLFISLCIHALLEGMPVSHHHDLAWGIAIHHFPIAIILTAFFVNSGLNKTAILLFIMAFAVMTPLGTLLSGQLAFIGNYYTEISAIVVGILFHISSTIIFESSEGHKFNMAKLLAIILGVIMAYFL comes from the coding sequence ATGATATATATACTTCCGCTATTATCTGTCGTTTTGGGTTATATAGCAGCGTTGATTTTAAAACCCACAAACAAAAAGAGTATTAAGTTACTACTTGCATTTAGTGGTTCTTTTTTGCTATCGCTCACAGTAATGCACCTGCTTCCTGAAGTCTATGAAAGTAGTATGCACGGGCATGAAGGTCATGTACACGAACACACAAACAACCCTATAGGGCTGTATATCATGGCAGGTATAATATTCCAAATTATACTAGAATATTTTTCTAAAGGTGCAGAACACGGGCATGTACACGGGCAGGGTCATGAACATAGTAATAGTATGCCTTGGCTACTGTTTATTAGTTTATGTATCCATGCATTGCTAGAGGGGATGCCTGTAAGCCACCACCACGATTTGGCATGGGGCATAGCCATACACCACTTCCCTATTGCTATTATACTTACAGCATTCTTTGTAAATTCAGGACTAAATAAAACAGCTATATTACTATTTATAATGGCATTTGCAGTAATGACACCTTTAGGCACATTACTATCGGGGCAATTAGCATTTATAGGAAATTATTATACTGAGATTTCTGCTATCGTAGTAGGAATATTATTCCATATCTCATCTACCATTATTTTTGAGAGCAGCGAAGGGCATAAATTTAATATGGCAAAGCTTTTAGCTATCATATTGGGGGTTATTATGGCATATTTTCTATAA